From one Comamonas piscis genomic stretch:
- the gspD gene encoding type II secretion system secretin GspD, which yields MMHYHSPIYRFALHSIAVSVLLMGGNGAALAQTAITTGTASIRPGEPVTLNFANADIESIARTMATITGKSVVVDPRIKGTMNLVTDRPVSPQAAFEQFLAALRLQNYTVVEAAGLYKVVPEADAKLQGGTVRITQGGAGGQVAGGGQIVTQIFKLNFESANNLVPVLRPLISPNNTINVNPGNNSLVITDYADNLQRLSRIIASMDVANASDVEVVALEHAVASDIVPLLQRLLEGGQTIASSGTTTAGAAPGAAQSDNAYRTSVLADPRTNSILLRAANPARLSQAKMLIGKLDSPSRGANASGNIHVVYLRNADATALATTLRAALAGQDSNSNSPATNLSSSGSSGGLSSNTRSGATSLGGSTSGTLGGSASNSSAGGLGSGTRLGTGTSLGTSGDSGSATGGIIQADTATNSLIITAPEPLYRQIRAVIDQLDSRRAQVLVESLIVEVSAEKAAQFGVQWQSLLGQGNNVVGVIGNNFTVGGANLFNLAAGVANGTYSTLPSAGMNAGLAFKHNGEYVLGALANLLQSNADGNVLATPNLLTLDNQEAQILVGQNVPFVTGSYANSTGNSTVNPFTTVERKDVGLTLRVRPQINANGTVKLTIYQETSDVLAGTSTNTNGPTTNKRSIESTVLVDDGSVIVIGGLLQDQYSGSVQKVPYLGDIPGIGALFRSDTRSRKKTNLMVFLRPVVMRDAAATQQVSMDRYELMRGAQIAAQPEQSSRVPINDSSIITPMGQQVSGTPLGYSETPVIESRPLTVTPQGMRFEP from the coding sequence ATGATGCATTACCACTCTCCCATTTATCGATTTGCGCTGCACTCCATCGCGGTGAGCGTCCTATTAATGGGCGGCAATGGCGCGGCGCTTGCGCAGACCGCCATCACCACCGGCACGGCCAGCATTCGCCCCGGCGAGCCGGTGACCTTGAACTTCGCCAACGCCGACATTGAGTCCATCGCGCGCACCATGGCCACCATCACCGGCAAGAGCGTGGTGGTGGATCCGCGCATCAAGGGCACGATGAACCTGGTGACCGACCGGCCCGTCTCGCCCCAGGCAGCGTTTGAGCAGTTCTTGGCGGCGCTGCGGCTGCAGAACTACACCGTGGTCGAGGCCGCTGGCCTGTACAAGGTGGTGCCCGAAGCCGATGCCAAGCTCCAGGGCGGCACGGTGCGCATCACCCAGGGCGGCGCTGGTGGCCAGGTCGCCGGTGGCGGCCAGATCGTCACCCAGATCTTCAAGCTCAACTTCGAGAGCGCCAACAACCTGGTGCCGGTGCTGCGCCCGCTGATCAGCCCCAACAACACCATCAATGTGAACCCGGGCAACAACTCCTTGGTCATCACCGACTACGCCGACAACCTGCAGCGCCTCTCGCGCATCATCGCGTCGATGGATGTGGCCAACGCCAGCGATGTGGAAGTGGTGGCGCTGGAGCATGCCGTCGCCTCCGACATCGTGCCCCTGCTGCAACGCCTGCTCGAAGGCGGCCAGACCATCGCCAGCAGCGGCACCACTACCGCCGGTGCAGCCCCCGGCGCCGCGCAGTCTGACAATGCCTACCGCACCTCGGTGCTGGCCGACCCGCGCACCAACAGCATCCTGCTGCGCGCGGCCAACCCGGCGCGCCTGTCGCAGGCCAAGATGCTGATCGGCAAGCTCGACAGTCCCAGCCGTGGCGCCAATGCCTCGGGCAATATCCATGTGGTCTACCTGCGCAATGCCGATGCCACGGCGCTGGCCACCACCTTGCGCGCAGCCCTGGCCGGCCAGGACAGCAACAGCAATAGCCCCGCCACCAACCTGTCGAGCAGCGGCAGCAGCGGTGGGCTGAGCAGCAACACGCGCAGCGGCGCAACATCGCTGGGCGGCAGCACCAGCGGCACCCTGGGCGGCAGTGCCAGCAACAGCAGCGCAGGCGGCCTGGGATCAGGCACGCGCCTGGGCACCGGCACCTCGCTGGGCACCTCGGGCGACAGCGGCAGCGCGACCGGCGGCATCATCCAGGCCGACACGGCGACCAACTCGCTGATCATCACCGCGCCAGAGCCGCTGTACCGCCAGATCCGCGCCGTTATCGACCAACTCGACAGCCGCCGCGCGCAAGTGCTGGTCGAGAGCCTGATTGTCGAAGTCAGTGCCGAGAAGGCTGCGCAGTTTGGCGTGCAGTGGCAAAGCCTGCTGGGCCAGGGCAACAATGTCGTCGGCGTCATCGGCAACAACTTCACCGTGGGCGGGGCCAACCTGTTCAACCTGGCCGCTGGCGTTGCCAACGGCACCTACAGCACCCTGCCCAGCGCCGGCATGAACGCGGGCCTGGCCTTCAAGCACAACGGCGAATATGTGCTGGGCGCGCTGGCCAACCTGCTGCAATCGAATGCCGACGGCAATGTGCTGGCCACCCCCAACCTGCTGACCCTGGACAACCAGGAAGCGCAGATCCTGGTCGGCCAGAACGTGCCCTTTGTCACCGGTTCCTATGCCAACAGCACCGGCAACAGCACCGTCAACCCCTTCACCACGGTGGAGCGCAAGGATGTGGGCCTGACCCTGCGCGTGCGCCCGCAGATCAATGCCAACGGCACCGTCAAGCTGACCATCTACCAAGAGACGTCTGACGTGCTCGCTGGCACAAGCACCAATACCAACGGCCCCACCACCAACAAGCGCTCGATCGAATCGACCGTGCTGGTGGACGATGGCTCGGTCATCGTGATCGGCGGCCTGCTGCAGGACCAATACTCCGGCTCGGTGCAGAAAGTGCCCTACCTGGGCGATATTCCCGGCATTGGCGCGCTGTTCCGCAGTGACACCCGCTCGCGCAAGAAGACCAATCTGATGGTCTTCTTGCGCCCGGTGGTGATGCGCGATGCCGCTGCCACCCAGCAGGTGAGCATGGACCGCTACGAGCTGATGCGCGGTGCGCAAATTGCTGCCCAGCCCGAGCAAAGCAGCCGCGTGCCGATCAACGACTCGTCCATCATCACGCCGATGGGTCAGCAAGTATCGGGCACGCCGCTGGGCTACTCCGAGACGCCGGTGATCGAATCCCGTCCGCTGACCGTGACGCCGCAAGGCATGCGCTTCGAGCCCTGA
- the gspL gene encoding type II secretion system protein GspL — MSTLLISLPLAPGPDTAPSAAGSYSYALSPDGVAISQQGSTSAGLLPQPGRTGEVVAVVPAAMLSWQRVSLPQGVGPGSPRLRAVLEGLLEERLLDDPAQLHFALQPDTRAAGQGEPIWVACCPRQWLRDHLQALESAGRAVARVVPSHAPGEPSPDGAQILITGSPELAQALVYGSDGADAVLVLPVTRESAALLPPLGPDSIVHAEPAVVSTAEHWLQRPVQLYSPAQTLRDAARSDWDLAQLEFANSGRNRLQRRLGSGLNDVLHAPAWRPARWAVLALVVLTIVGANIWAWQERHQLQAKAALVRSSLTTAFPNVQVVVDAPVQMAREVANLRLASGGLAPTDAEPLLAAAGQALSSLPAGTVPSTVEYSGGELRLRGLPTDGFEAFSQKLQAQGLQAQMQNDQWVIRAQAQP, encoded by the coding sequence ATGAGTACCTTACTGATTTCACTGCCGCTGGCCCCCGGGCCGGACACAGCGCCCAGCGCGGCCGGGAGCTACAGCTACGCCCTGTCTCCGGATGGCGTGGCCATCAGCCAGCAAGGCAGCACCAGCGCTGGCCTGCTGCCCCAACCGGGCCGCACTGGCGAGGTGGTGGCAGTGGTGCCGGCTGCGATGCTGTCTTGGCAGCGGGTCAGCCTGCCCCAGGGCGTGGGCCCCGGCTCGCCCCGGCTGCGTGCGGTACTCGAAGGCCTGTTGGAAGAGCGCCTGCTCGACGACCCCGCCCAATTGCACTTTGCCTTGCAGCCCGATACCCGCGCCGCCGGCCAGGGCGAACCCATCTGGGTCGCCTGTTGCCCGCGCCAGTGGCTGCGTGACCACCTGCAGGCGCTGGAATCGGCCGGCCGCGCGGTGGCCCGCGTCGTGCCCAGCCATGCGCCGGGCGAGCCTTCGCCCGATGGTGCACAGATCCTCATCACCGGTAGCCCTGAGCTAGCGCAAGCCCTGGTCTACGGTAGCGATGGCGCCGATGCGGTGCTGGTGCTGCCGGTCACCCGCGAAAGCGCAGCGCTGCTGCCGCCGCTGGGGCCCGACAGCATCGTCCATGCCGAACCCGCCGTGGTCAGCACCGCCGAGCACTGGCTGCAGCGTCCGGTACAGCTCTACAGCCCCGCCCAAACCCTGCGCGACGCTGCCCGCAGCGATTGGGACCTGGCCCAGCTGGAATTTGCCAACAGCGGGCGCAACCGCCTGCAACGGCGCCTGGGCAGCGGCCTCAATGATGTGCTCCATGCCCCGGCATGGCGCCCTGCGCGCTGGGCCGTGCTGGCCCTGGTGGTACTCACCATCGTGGGCGCCAATATCTGGGCCTGGCAAGAGCGCCACCAGCTGCAGGCCAAGGCCGCGCTGGTGCGCAGCAGCCTGACCACTGCCTTCCCCAACGTGCAGGTCGTCGTCGATGCCCCCGTGCAGATGGCGCGCGAAGTCGCCAACCTGCGCCTGGCATCAGGCGGGCTGGCGCCTACCGATGCCGAGCCCCTGCTGGCCGCTGCAGGCCAGGCGCTGTCCAGCCTGCCCGCCGGCACGGTGCCCAGCACGGTCGAATACAGCGGCGGCGAGCTGCGCCTGCGCGGCCTGCCCACCGATGGCTTTGAGGCCTTCAGCCAGAAACTGCAGGCCCAGGGCTTGCAGGCCCAGATGCAAAACGACCAATGGGTCATCCGCGCACAGGCCCAGCCATGA
- the gspN gene encoding type II secretion system protein N, producing MALQRTSPPLPSSGARAPWRWAVLGACTGGLAALVLFAPAHWLAQGLAWASQGQLQLREPRGTVWNGSAQWVFTGGQASRDQMALPGRVDWALRPGLRGLNMRWNASCCMATPMPIRIQPHWGGASIELATHESRWPASLLVGLGTPWNTIQPQGQLLLKTRGLSLALNAGRLQVQGGADLDVMAVTSRLSTIQPLGSYRLQLQGGDSTGLQLSTLDGALQLKGQGQWVGQRLRFQGEAWAAEGREAALANLLTMIGQRSGSRVLLSVG from the coding sequence ATGGCCCTGCAACGCACTTCACCCCCATTGCCCAGCAGCGGCGCCCGTGCGCCCTGGCGCTGGGCGGTGCTGGGTGCCTGCACCGGCGGCCTGGCGGCCCTGGTGCTGTTTGCACCGGCGCACTGGTTGGCCCAAGGCTTGGCCTGGGCCAGCCAGGGCCAGCTGCAGCTGCGCGAGCCGCGCGGCACCGTCTGGAACGGCTCGGCCCAATGGGTATTTACCGGCGGCCAGGCCAGCCGCGACCAGATGGCCCTGCCCGGCCGCGTGGACTGGGCGCTGCGCCCGGGCCTGCGCGGCCTCAACATGCGCTGGAACGCCAGCTGCTGCATGGCCACGCCGATGCCCATCCGCATCCAGCCCCACTGGGGCGGTGCCAGCATAGAACTGGCCACGCATGAGAGCCGCTGGCCGGCATCACTGCTGGTGGGCCTGGGCACGCCCTGGAACACCATCCAGCCCCAAGGCCAGCTGCTGCTCAAAACCCGTGGTCTGTCGCTGGCGCTGAATGCCGGGCGCCTGCAGGTGCAGGGCGGCGCGGACCTGGATGTCATGGCGGTGACCTCGCGCCTGTCCACCATCCAGCCGCTGGGCAGCTACCGGCTGCAACTGCAAGGCGGTGACAGCACCGGCCTGCAACTGTCGACCTTGGATGGCGCACTCCAGCTCAAAGGCCAAGGCCAATGGGTGGGCCAGCGCCTGCGTTTTCAGGGAGAAGCCTGGGCCGCCGAAGGGCGTGAGGCCGCTCTCGCAAATCTATTGACTATGATTGGGCAGCGCAGCGGAAGCCGCGTGTTGCTCTCGGTTGGTTGA
- the gspM gene encoding type II secretion system protein GspM, translating into MKKNNSRPAASATATSSAAYLLRQRWRALDARERRGVSLATGIVFIALLWWLAIAPVLQTWRSAPAAHAQLDQQLARMQALQAEARQLQSATKVSTAQARQQLEASLTQQLGTTAKLAVLGERVTVTLSRASAASTQRWLGQVRANAHAIASELRLTRDEPAKGAAPTAAPTWSGNIVLQLPAQ; encoded by the coding sequence ATGAAGAAAAACAACTCCCGTCCGGCGGCATCTGCCACGGCCACCTCCAGCGCCGCCTACCTGCTGCGCCAACGCTGGCGCGCGCTCGATGCGCGTGAGCGCCGGGGCGTCAGCCTGGCCACCGGCATCGTATTCATCGCGCTGTTGTGGTGGCTGGCGATTGCGCCGGTGCTGCAAACCTGGCGCAGCGCGCCTGCGGCGCACGCCCAGCTCGACCAGCAACTCGCCCGCATGCAGGCCTTGCAGGCCGAAGCGCGCCAGCTGCAATCCGCCACCAAGGTCAGCACCGCGCAAGCGCGCCAGCAGCTCGAAGCTTCGCTGACCCAGCAACTGGGCACCACCGCCAAGCTGGCGGTGCTCGGCGAGCGCGTCACCGTCACTTTGAGCCGCGCCTCGGCCGCCTCCACCCAGCGCTGGCTGGGCCAGGTGCGCGCCAATGCGCATGCGATTGCGTCTGAGCTGCGCCTGACCCGCGACGAACCGGCGAAGGGCGCGGCGCCTACCGCCGCACCCACCTGGTCGGGCAATATCGTTTTGCAGTTGCCTGCACAGTAA